A single window of Rhodamnia argentea isolate NSW1041297 chromosome 5, ASM2092103v1, whole genome shotgun sequence DNA harbors:
- the LOC115740002 gene encoding nicotinate-nucleotide pyrophosphorylase [carboxylating], chloroplastic isoform X2, with amino-acid sequence MRSFIGKTRSPGLNRSHLMSGIVSLSSPISLRLCAISARSLRCCAISCGRIVRMAAAATEGHAASFERMAVKPPSHPTYDLKGVIKLALAEDAGDRGDVTCMATIPADMEVEAHFLAKEDGVVAGIALAEMVFHEVDPSLTVDWSKKDGEHIHKGLQFGRVSGRAYSVVVAERVVLNFMQRMSGIATLTKAMADAAHPARILETRKTAPVLRLVDKWAVLIGGGKNHRMGLFDMVMIKDNHISIAGGVTNAIRSVDMYLKQRNLQMEVEVETRTLKEVKEVLNYASETNTSLTRIMLDNMVIPLSNGDVDVSMLQEAVGLIDGKFETEASGNVTLETVHKIGQTGVTYISSGALTHSVKALDISLKIDTDLALEVGRRTKRA; translated from the exons ATGCGTTCGTTCATCGGAAAAACGAGGAGTCCTGGCCTGAACAGGAGTCATTTGATGTCGGGGATCGTCTCGTTGTCATCCCCGATTTCGCTTCGCTTGTGCGCGATTTCGGCTCGAAG TCTTCGCTGTTGCGCAATCTCTTGCGGGCGGATTGTGAGGATGGCCGCGGCTGCAACGGAGGGCCATGCGGCGTCTTTCGAGAGGATGGCCGTGAAACCGCCTTCGCACCCGACCTATGATTTGAAGGGCGTGATCAAGCTCGCCCTGGCCGAGGACGCTGGGGATCGAG GAGATGTGACTTGTATGGCCACTATCCCTGCGGACATGGAAGTGGAGGCCCATTTCTTGGCGAAAGAGGATGGTGTTGTGGCAGGAATTGCTCTTGCGGAGATGGTATTCCATGAGGTCGACCCTTCTCTCACG GTAGACTGGTCTAAGAAGGATGGAGAACATATACATAAGGGTCTTCAGTTTGGAAGAGTTTCTG GACGAGCATACAGTGTTGTTGTAGCTGAAAGGGTAGTGCTGAACTTTATGCAAAGAATGAGTGGCATTGCAACTCTAACTAAG GCAATGGCAGATGCCGCACACCCAGCACGCATTCTAGAGACAAGAAAAACTGCTCCAGTTTTACGTTTGGTGGATAAGTGGGCG GTTCTCATTGGCGGAGGGAAAAATCACAGGATGGGTCTATTTGATATGGTTATGATAAAAGACAATCATATATCTATAGCTGGGGGTGTCACAAATGCCATTAGATCTGTTGACATGtatttgaaacaaagaaatCTCCAAATGGAGGTCGAG gttGAGACAAGGACACTCAAGGAAGTTAAGGAAGTATTAAACTATGCATCTGAGACCAATACCTCCTTGACTCGGATAATGCTGGATAATATGGTCATACCCTTATCAaatggtgatgttgatgtttcCATGCTTCAAGAGGCTGTGGGATTGATCGATGGGAAGTTTGAGACAGAA GCATCTGGAAATGTTACTCTTGAAACAGTACATAAAATTGGACAAACCGGTGTGACATATATCTCAAG TGGTGCCCTCACGCATTCTGTTAAAGCGCTCGACATCTCCCTGAAGATCGATACGGACTTGGCTCTTGAAGTCGGAAGGCGTACGAAGAGAGCGTGA
- the LOC115740002 gene encoding nicotinate-nucleotide pyrophosphorylase [carboxylating], chloroplastic isoform X4, which yields MMPSFDSLRCCAISCGRIVRMAAAATEGHAASFERMAVKPPSHPTYDLKGVIKLALAEDAGDRVLGDVTCMATIPADMEVEAHFLAKEDGVVAGIALAEMVFHEVDPSLTVDWSKKDGEHIHKGLQFGRVSGRAYSVVVAERVVLNFMQRMSGIATLTKAMADAAHPARILETRKTAPVLRLVDKWAVLIGGGKNHRMGLFDMVMIKDNHISIAGGVTNAIRSVDMYLKQRNLQMEVEVETRTLKEVKEVLNYASETNTSLTRIMLDNMVIPLSNGDVDVSMLQEAVGLIDGKFETEASGNVTLETVHKIGQTGVTYISSGALTHSVKALDISLKIDTDLALEVGRRTKRA from the exons ATGATGCCGTCATTCGACAGTCTTCGCTGTTGCGCAATCTCTTGCGGGCGGATTGTGAGGATGGCCGCGGCTGCAACGGAGGGCCATGCGGCGTCTTTCGAGAGGATGGCCGTGAAACCGCCTTCGCACCCGACCTATGATTTGAAGGGCGTGATCAAGCTCGCCCTGGCCGAGGACGCTGGGGATCGAG TTTTAGGAGATGTGACTTGTATGGCCACTATCCCTGCGGACATGGAAGTGGAGGCCCATTTCTTGGCGAAAGAGGATGGTGTTGTGGCAGGAATTGCTCTTGCGGAGATGGTATTCCATGAGGTCGACCCTTCTCTCACG GTAGACTGGTCTAAGAAGGATGGAGAACATATACATAAGGGTCTTCAGTTTGGAAGAGTTTCTG GACGAGCATACAGTGTTGTTGTAGCTGAAAGGGTAGTGCTGAACTTTATGCAAAGAATGAGTGGCATTGCAACTCTAACTAAG GCAATGGCAGATGCCGCACACCCAGCACGCATTCTAGAGACAAGAAAAACTGCTCCAGTTTTACGTTTGGTGGATAAGTGGGCG GTTCTCATTGGCGGAGGGAAAAATCACAGGATGGGTCTATTTGATATGGTTATGATAAAAGACAATCATATATCTATAGCTGGGGGTGTCACAAATGCCATTAGATCTGTTGACATGtatttgaaacaaagaaatCTCCAAATGGAGGTCGAG gttGAGACAAGGACACTCAAGGAAGTTAAGGAAGTATTAAACTATGCATCTGAGACCAATACCTCCTTGACTCGGATAATGCTGGATAATATGGTCATACCCTTATCAaatggtgatgttgatgtttcCATGCTTCAAGAGGCTGTGGGATTGATCGATGGGAAGTTTGAGACAGAA GCATCTGGAAATGTTACTCTTGAAACAGTACATAAAATTGGACAAACCGGTGTGACATATATCTCAAG TGGTGCCCTCACGCATTCTGTTAAAGCGCTCGACATCTCCCTGAAGATCGATACGGACTTGGCTCTTGAAGTCGGAAGGCGTACGAAGAGAGCGTGA
- the LOC115740002 gene encoding nicotinate-nucleotide pyrophosphorylase [carboxylating], chloroplastic isoform X1, which produces MRSFIGKTRSPGLNRSHLMSGIVSLSSPISLRLCAISARSLRCCAISCGRIVRMAAAATEGHAASFERMAVKPPSHPTYDLKGVIKLALAEDAGDRVLGDVTCMATIPADMEVEAHFLAKEDGVVAGIALAEMVFHEVDPSLTVDWSKKDGEHIHKGLQFGRVSGRAYSVVVAERVVLNFMQRMSGIATLTKAMADAAHPARILETRKTAPVLRLVDKWAVLIGGGKNHRMGLFDMVMIKDNHISIAGGVTNAIRSVDMYLKQRNLQMEVEVETRTLKEVKEVLNYASETNTSLTRIMLDNMVIPLSNGDVDVSMLQEAVGLIDGKFETEASGNVTLETVHKIGQTGVTYISSGALTHSVKALDISLKIDTDLALEVGRRTKRA; this is translated from the exons ATGCGTTCGTTCATCGGAAAAACGAGGAGTCCTGGCCTGAACAGGAGTCATTTGATGTCGGGGATCGTCTCGTTGTCATCCCCGATTTCGCTTCGCTTGTGCGCGATTTCGGCTCGAAG TCTTCGCTGTTGCGCAATCTCTTGCGGGCGGATTGTGAGGATGGCCGCGGCTGCAACGGAGGGCCATGCGGCGTCTTTCGAGAGGATGGCCGTGAAACCGCCTTCGCACCCGACCTATGATTTGAAGGGCGTGATCAAGCTCGCCCTGGCCGAGGACGCTGGGGATCGAG TTTTAGGAGATGTGACTTGTATGGCCACTATCCCTGCGGACATGGAAGTGGAGGCCCATTTCTTGGCGAAAGAGGATGGTGTTGTGGCAGGAATTGCTCTTGCGGAGATGGTATTCCATGAGGTCGACCCTTCTCTCACG GTAGACTGGTCTAAGAAGGATGGAGAACATATACATAAGGGTCTTCAGTTTGGAAGAGTTTCTG GACGAGCATACAGTGTTGTTGTAGCTGAAAGGGTAGTGCTGAACTTTATGCAAAGAATGAGTGGCATTGCAACTCTAACTAAG GCAATGGCAGATGCCGCACACCCAGCACGCATTCTAGAGACAAGAAAAACTGCTCCAGTTTTACGTTTGGTGGATAAGTGGGCG GTTCTCATTGGCGGAGGGAAAAATCACAGGATGGGTCTATTTGATATGGTTATGATAAAAGACAATCATATATCTATAGCTGGGGGTGTCACAAATGCCATTAGATCTGTTGACATGtatttgaaacaaagaaatCTCCAAATGGAGGTCGAG gttGAGACAAGGACACTCAAGGAAGTTAAGGAAGTATTAAACTATGCATCTGAGACCAATACCTCCTTGACTCGGATAATGCTGGATAATATGGTCATACCCTTATCAaatggtgatgttgatgtttcCATGCTTCAAGAGGCTGTGGGATTGATCGATGGGAAGTTTGAGACAGAA GCATCTGGAAATGTTACTCTTGAAACAGTACATAAAATTGGACAAACCGGTGTGACATATATCTCAAG TGGTGCCCTCACGCATTCTGTTAAAGCGCTCGACATCTCCCTGAAGATCGATACGGACTTGGCTCTTGAAGTCGGAAGGCGTACGAAGAGAGCGTGA
- the LOC115740002 gene encoding nicotinate-nucleotide pyrophosphorylase [carboxylating], chloroplastic isoform X3, which yields MRSFIGKTRSPGLNRSHLMSGIVSLSSPISLRLCAISARSLRCCAISCGRIVRMAAAATEGHAASFERMAVKPPSHPTYDLKGVIKLALAEDAGDRVLGDVTCMATIPADMEVEAHFLAKEDGVVAGIALAEMVFHEVDPSLTVDWSKKDGEHIHKGLQFGRVSGRAYSVVVAERVVLNFMQRMSGIATLTKAMADAAHPARILETRKTAPVLRLVDKWAVLIGGGKNHRMGLFDMVMIKDNHISIAGGVTNAIRSVDMYLKQRNLQMEVEVETRTLKEVKEVLNYASETNTSLTRIMLDNMVIPLSNGDVDVSMLQEAVGLIDGKFETEASGNVTLETVHKIGQTGVTYISRFYGQKMSFFLVKKVRQTCWHVG from the exons ATGCGTTCGTTCATCGGAAAAACGAGGAGTCCTGGCCTGAACAGGAGTCATTTGATGTCGGGGATCGTCTCGTTGTCATCCCCGATTTCGCTTCGCTTGTGCGCGATTTCGGCTCGAAG TCTTCGCTGTTGCGCAATCTCTTGCGGGCGGATTGTGAGGATGGCCGCGGCTGCAACGGAGGGCCATGCGGCGTCTTTCGAGAGGATGGCCGTGAAACCGCCTTCGCACCCGACCTATGATTTGAAGGGCGTGATCAAGCTCGCCCTGGCCGAGGACGCTGGGGATCGAG TTTTAGGAGATGTGACTTGTATGGCCACTATCCCTGCGGACATGGAAGTGGAGGCCCATTTCTTGGCGAAAGAGGATGGTGTTGTGGCAGGAATTGCTCTTGCGGAGATGGTATTCCATGAGGTCGACCCTTCTCTCACG GTAGACTGGTCTAAGAAGGATGGAGAACATATACATAAGGGTCTTCAGTTTGGAAGAGTTTCTG GACGAGCATACAGTGTTGTTGTAGCTGAAAGGGTAGTGCTGAACTTTATGCAAAGAATGAGTGGCATTGCAACTCTAACTAAG GCAATGGCAGATGCCGCACACCCAGCACGCATTCTAGAGACAAGAAAAACTGCTCCAGTTTTACGTTTGGTGGATAAGTGGGCG GTTCTCATTGGCGGAGGGAAAAATCACAGGATGGGTCTATTTGATATGGTTATGATAAAAGACAATCATATATCTATAGCTGGGGGTGTCACAAATGCCATTAGATCTGTTGACATGtatttgaaacaaagaaatCTCCAAATGGAGGTCGAG gttGAGACAAGGACACTCAAGGAAGTTAAGGAAGTATTAAACTATGCATCTGAGACCAATACCTCCTTGACTCGGATAATGCTGGATAATATGGTCATACCCTTATCAaatggtgatgttgatgtttcCATGCTTCAAGAGGCTGTGGGATTGATCGATGGGAAGTTTGAGACAGAA GCATCTGGAAATGTTACTCTTGAAACAGTACATAAAATTGGACAAACCGGTGTGACATATATCTCAAG gttttatggACAGAAGATGTCTTTCTTCCTGGTGAAGAAAGTCAGACAAACATGCTGGCATGTGGGATGA
- the LOC115739962 gene encoding leucine-rich repeat extensin-like protein 1 encodes MEKIGRALSTLALAFAILSIIETTSSQESCPYPPCANDPPPAAAAAVTTPAQTGSYPAPAQPGATTYPPPAGYFPYSPPPPSGGFYAAPPPPDPILPYFPYYYRKPPRTRTEPSSADAGLWRSTVVIIGVVASLGHLWFCLMVS; translated from the exons ATGGAAAAAATTGGACGAGCTCTTTCAACCCTTGCCTTGGCTTTCGCGATCCTGAGCATCATTGAGACCACGAGTTCTCAAGAGTCATGCCCGTACCCACCATGCGCTAATGATCCACCgcccgcggcggcggcggcggtgaccACTCCGGCTCAAACGGGATCGTACCCGGCACCGGCACAGCCCGGCGCTACTACCTACCCTCCGCCGGCGGGGTACTTCCCTTACAGCCCGCCTCCGCCGAGCGGTGGTTTTTATGCCGCTCCTCCACCGCCTGATCCAATCTTGCCCTACTTCCCTTACTACTACCGGAAGCCTCCCCGGACGAGGACCGAGCCCTCATCGGCAGACGCGGGTCTCTGGAGATCGACGGTCGTGATTATTGGGGTGGTGGCTAGTTTGGGTCACTTGTGGTTTTGTTTAAT GGTTAGCTAG
- the LOC115739961 gene encoding 40S ribosomal protein S15a-2-like: MVNAERRGKAMVELRPISNVGSSFLGIMKDRGYGKSFQVHDPHRVGRITVELQGRIKDCKALTYRQDVKARDIEQYRLKILPTRQWGYVVITTPDGLLDHEEATRRNVGGQVIGYFH, encoded by the exons ATGGTGAACGCGGAGAGGAGAGGGAAGGCGATGGTGGAGCTGCGACCCATTTCCAATGTGGGCTCTTCTTTTCTCGGCATCATGAAGGACCGAG GATATGGGAAGAGTTTTCAAGTTCATGATCCCCACAGGGTGGGGAGGATAACTGTTGAACTGCAAGGACGAATAAAAGATTGCAAAGCTCTCACTTACCGGCAAGATGTCAAGGCTAGAGATATTGAGCAGTATAGATTGAAAATCCTTCCAACACGTCAG tgggGTTATGTTGTTATCACAACACCTGATGGCCTTCTGGACCATGAAGAAGCCACTAGAAGGAACGTGGGAGGCCAAGTTATTGGGTATTTTCATTAG